From the genome of Capsicum annuum cultivar UCD-10X-F1 chromosome 4, UCD10Xv1.1, whole genome shotgun sequence:
TTAGTTTCAGTTAGGACTGTAacttataaataaatttaaatctgCAATAAAGTTGTAGTTTTTGCTTTCATCAACATCTCTCTGTTAATTTATCAAACTCATGTTCCACGTGTTCATCAACAAGTAAAATCAGTTTCTTATGTTCTTCACTCTCTGGAAActtacaattggtatcagagcacttaTTTCTTGAGGGATCTGTGGGTGTTTCATCAAAGTAATAACTGAAACAAGGCAAGTTTATGAAGCATGGAAGTGGAATCAAGTTTTTCAACTATGGCACCACCTGTGTTTAATGGTGATAACTATCAGATTTGGGATGTAAGGATGAAAACTTATCTAGATGCCATGGATATGTGGGAGACAGTTGAAGAGGATTATGAAATTCCTCCATTGCCTGACAATCCAACTATAGCCCAGATCAAGAACCATAAAGACAAAAAGACCagaaaatcaaaggcaaaagCCTGTTTATTTCAGCAgtatcttcttcaattttcactCGAATTATGTCTCTAAAGTCAGCCAAAGACATATGGGATTATCTCAAGTTAGAATACGAAGGGGATGAGAGGATCAGCGGTATGCAAGTTTTGAATCTTATAAGAGATTTTGAGATGCAGAAGATGAAAGAAACCGAAACCATAAAAGATTACTCTGAAAGGCTCTTGAACATAGCAAATAGAGTAAGATTACTTGGTTCCGTATTTAATGATTATCGTATTGTTGAAAAATTCTGGTAACTATGACGGAAAGATTTGAAGCAACCATAACTACTTTGGAAAACACTAAGGATCTGTCCAAGATCACCTTGGCGGAGTTGTTAAATGCTTTGCAGGCTCAAGAATAATGAAAGGTCATGAGCGATGAAGGAAATATCGAGGGAGCATTGTTTGCCAAGACTCAAGATggaggtaaaaataaaaaaaagaacaagaaaaataatgaaagaactCTAACAGGTACTGCAACAGAAAAAACTGGAAACAAAAAGGAAAGTTTTCCTCCATGTAAGCATTGTAACAAAAAGGTGTTGGAGAAGGCCTGATGCTAAGTGTAGTAAATGCAATCAACTTGGGCATGAAATGATCATTTGCAAGAACAATAATCAATAACAAGAAGCAGATGCTCAAACCGTTGATGGAGAGGAGGAAGATCAACTCTTTGTTGCTACATATTTTTCAAGTAAATCATCAAGT
Proteins encoded in this window:
- the LOC107855189 gene encoding uncharacterized protein LOC107855189 gives rise to the protein MAPPVFNGDNYQIWDVRMKTYLDAMDMWETVEEDYEIPPLPDNPTIAQIKNHKDKKTRKSKAKASKDIWDYLKLEYEGDERISGMQVLNLIRDFEMQKMKETETIKDYSERLLNIANRVRLLGSVFNDYRIVEKFWLKNNERS